A stretch of the Sphingobacterium thalpophilum genome encodes the following:
- a CDS encoding Coq4 family protein, producing MKEIRLSLMLHLYDWSSKVYASIFKWNKKAWGISKEEFLAYPAGSIGHRLGLFYESKGFDVMPKLENHDVFHILTETGTEIQDEIAMQYLLLGNGKISLYLFGMIVVGGILYPEYTNDYKRAFRKGRSLQKFYHIDFKEILHYQLSELQIALYSNNVQINLNN from the coding sequence ATGAAAGAAATCCGGTTAAGTCTTATGCTACACCTCTATGATTGGTCATCCAAGGTGTATGCCTCCATTTTTAAATGGAACAAAAAAGCCTGGGGGATTAGCAAAGAAGAATTTTTAGCCTACCCAGCAGGTAGCATTGGCCACCGTCTAGGACTGTTTTATGAGAGCAAAGGCTTCGACGTGATGCCCAAACTGGAAAACCACGATGTTTTCCATATCCTGACAGAGACCGGAACGGAGATTCAGGACGAAATAGCCATGCAGTATTTATTATTGGGTAATGGAAAAATCAGCCTTTATTTGTTCGGAATGATTGTCGTCGGAGGTATACTGTATCCCGAGTATACCAATGATTATAAAAGAGCGTTCCGAAAAGGCCGGTCATTACAAAAATTCTATCACATCGACTTTAAAGAAATACTCCATTATCAGCTCAGCGAACTACAGATTGCTCTTTACAGCAACAATGTGCAAATAAACTTAAATAACTGA
- a CDS encoding putative LPS assembly protein LptD: MSNSAFAQSNIPLKQNGLQSKDPVPTTRPLQDTSKIKAVDSTGSKADSTKKKGGGLQAEVSIIAVDSQKSEVAKNISHLYRGAKVKYQDFELSADYIRLDRNQKKIFASGIYDKNGKYVGRPIVIMGNGESPKTVDSLYYDYEKQEGNTYGIMTEVDGGYIQANIVRKNIYDEMSIYKGLYSTCNLPQPHTHFGIHITKGIVTKNQIISGPAYLVVMGVPMPVAFPFAFFPKPDKRASGFLFPSFGEDYTRGFSMRDIGWYLAFNDYWDSEIRGSLYSKGSWEASISTRYTVNYKFNGGFNIRYANTKTGVEGTDNYGSNKDFNVTWNHTQRQEANPGTSFSASVNFGTTSFFQNTGTGSVQNTYENLARNRMGSSISYGKVFADGKVNLTASLTHNQDMATRSIQLSLPNVSLNVSSFNPFDSKDRVGEQKWYQRINVGYSFQAQNSVSTTDSLLFKPGGFKKFQNGFQHNIPVSLSLNAFKYFQFNTSVNYTERWYLQSTRQRIDNTAAGYTQRIDTLQGFNRAYDYSISTGLSTKIYGMYPKIGKIQAIRHVVTPSINFNYRPDFSDPRYGFYQHYIDQYGNQNVYSIFSQGIYGSPSAGRSAGIGFSIDNNIEAKVKSKSDTTDGGFKKIPILQGLTFSGNYNFVADSLKLSPITFSGRTAFFDQKMNVNFNGAFDPYTVNENGVRIDRFAIKDGSLARLTNFGLSFDYSLNPKAAQSRNNNIDSLRKQMAGGGMTPEQAQALSRISSDPNAFVDFNIPWNLAASFSFNMSKFFNTSTRKMDNQITSTLNLHGDFSVTPKWKVTFQSGYDFKQKEVVMTSFNIYRDLHCWDMSFGWMPFGRYRSYNVTIRAKASILQDLKLTKRASSGGGYF; this comes from the coding sequence ATGAGCAATTCAGCCTTTGCTCAAAGTAACATTCCTTTAAAGCAGAACGGACTTCAAAGCAAAGATCCTGTCCCGACAACCCGTCCTCTCCAAGATACATCCAAAATAAAAGCTGTTGATTCAACGGGAAGCAAAGCGGACTCTACGAAGAAAAAAGGCGGTGGCCTTCAAGCCGAGGTCAGCATTATCGCTGTTGACTCCCAGAAATCTGAAGTCGCCAAAAATATTAGCCACTTATACCGGGGTGCAAAAGTAAAATATCAGGATTTCGAATTATCGGCTGATTACATCCGTCTCGATCGCAACCAGAAAAAAATATTTGCTTCGGGGATTTATGACAAAAACGGCAAGTACGTTGGCCGACCAATTGTCATTATGGGTAATGGCGAATCCCCAAAAACGGTCGATTCCCTCTATTACGATTATGAGAAACAGGAGGGCAATACCTATGGCATCATGACCGAGGTAGACGGGGGATATATCCAGGCGAATATCGTGCGTAAAAACATCTATGATGAAATGTCCATCTATAAAGGTCTATACAGTACCTGTAATCTACCACAGCCGCACACACACTTCGGTATACATATTACCAAAGGGATTGTAACCAAAAACCAGATTATCTCCGGTCCTGCCTATCTGGTTGTCATGGGTGTACCAATGCCTGTAGCCTTCCCTTTCGCTTTCTTTCCAAAACCGGACAAAAGAGCATCAGGCTTCCTGTTCCCCTCCTTTGGAGAAGATTATACCCGCGGTTTTTCAATGCGCGATATTGGCTGGTACTTGGCGTTCAACGATTACTGGGATAGCGAAATCCGAGGGTCCCTATATTCGAAAGGTTCGTGGGAAGCATCCATCAGCACCCGATATACAGTAAACTACAAGTTCAACGGTGGTTTCAACATTCGTTATGCCAACACCAAAACGGGGGTAGAAGGTACAGACAACTATGGTTCCAACAAAGATTTCAATGTAACCTGGAATCACACCCAGCGCCAGGAAGCCAATCCGGGCACCTCTTTTTCAGCCAGCGTGAATTTTGGTACCACCTCATTCTTCCAAAATACCGGTACGGGAAGCGTTCAAAACACCTATGAAAATCTTGCCCGCAACCGCATGGGCTCATCAATAAGTTATGGTAAAGTGTTTGCGGACGGAAAAGTGAATCTGACAGCGAGTTTGACGCACAATCAGGATATGGCAACCAGAAGCATTCAGCTCAGCCTGCCAAATGTCAGTTTGAACGTGTCATCGTTCAATCCTTTCGACAGTAAGGACCGCGTAGGTGAGCAAAAGTGGTATCAGCGCATCAATGTAGGCTATAGCTTCCAGGCACAGAACTCTGTAAGTACAACAGACAGTTTATTATTTAAACCCGGAGGCTTCAAAAAATTCCAGAACGGTTTCCAGCACAATATTCCTGTCAGTTTGTCGCTCAATGCGTTCAAATATTTCCAGTTTAACACCAGCGTAAACTATACCGAACGCTGGTATCTACAGAGCACGCGGCAGCGTATCGACAACACAGCAGCCGGCTACACACAACGTATTGATACCTTGCAGGGATTTAACCGGGCTTACGACTATTCGATATCTACTGGTCTTTCGACGAAAATATACGGTATGTATCCTAAAATTGGAAAAATCCAGGCCATCCGACATGTCGTCACTCCATCGATTAACTTTAACTATAGACCTGATTTTTCAGATCCAAGATATGGTTTCTATCAGCACTATATTGATCAGTACGGTAACCAAAATGTCTATTCCATCTTCTCACAGGGAATATATGGATCGCCCTCCGCTGGAAGATCGGCGGGTATCGGATTCTCCATTGATAATAACATTGAAGCCAAGGTCAAAAGCAAATCCGACACCACAGATGGTGGTTTTAAAAAGATACCTATTCTTCAGGGGTTGACCTTTAGCGGCAACTACAATTTTGTTGCCGACTCACTTAAACTATCTCCGATAACATTTTCCGGCCGGACCGCTTTTTTCGACCAAAAGATGAACGTCAACTTTAATGGTGCATTCGATCCCTACACGGTCAACGAAAATGGTGTACGTATCGATAGATTTGCGATTAAAGATGGAAGCCTGGCGCGGCTCACGAATTTTGGTCTATCCTTTGACTACAGTTTAAATCCGAAGGCTGCGCAATCGCGCAACAACAATATAGACTCCTTAAGGAAACAGATGGCAGGCGGCGGAATGACACCGGAGCAGGCACAGGCCTTATCAAGAATCAGTTCCGACCCCAATGCCTTTGTGGACTTCAACATCCCTTGGAACCTCGCAGCCTCGTTTAGCTTTAATATGTCCAAATTTTTTAACACGAGCACGCGAAAAATGGACAATCAGATCACGAGTACGCTAAACTTACATGGCGATTTTAGCGTCACCCCCAAATGGAAAGTGACCTTCCAATCGGGTTACGACTTCAAGCAGAAGGAAGTGGTTATGACTTCTTTCAATATCTATCGGGATCTACACTGCTGGGACATGTCGTTTGGCTGGATGCCTTTTGGACGCTATCGAAGTTACAATGTGACGATACGTGCCAAAGCGTCTATCTTGCAGGATCTCAAGTTAACAAAAAGAGCAAGTTCTGGGGGCGGTTATTTTTAA
- a CDS encoding S9 family peptidase, with amino-acid sequence MKKLTILTLAIMACNLSNAQEQKQPISPSGLWDLGRVSAEGLSADGKTLIYGVSNYNLENNSSEKNLYTVSLSNGSDTQFTDQKGGETVVHIEPNGDVIYLLKGQLWKKNLTEGEPAQLTSGETALDNVKFSPDGKYILFSQPVLVKKYHSKDKYPELPKSDVYIYDNLDYRHWDTFNDGKFNHPFIASYSDGKLGEPIDLLKDQPFYSPQAPFGGAEDFTWSPDSKAVLYVCKKKFGTDYAVSTNTDIYRYDIATGATTNLTEGMNGYDTAPAYSPNGKNLAWLSMKTDGYESDKNDIILFDKNSSVRLNVTAHWDGTVNAFQWSSDSRKIYFTAAIKGTVQLFELEVPSNVKSRSLPQIEQISSGDFDITGIVGQTKDKLIVTLTKFTRATEIYSFDLKSKTLSPITKVNASKYAKIADNKIESRITKASDGADLFSWVIYPPNFDPAKKYPTILYCEGGPQSALTQFYSFRWNLQLIASQGYIVIAPNRRGMPGWGVKWNEAISQDWGGQPIRDYLAAIDDISKESYVDTARRAAIGASYGGYSVYQLAGVHQNRFKTFIAHNGLFDMRSWYGTTEELFFANHELGGPYWEMKNEKSYTQFNPIEKANNWNTPILIFQGGKDYRVPIGQGLAAFQLAQLKKIKSRLVYLPDENHWVLSGQNAQVWQREFFTWLQETL; translated from the coding sequence ATGAAAAAACTGACAATACTTACATTAGCAATTATGGCATGCAACCTCAGCAATGCACAAGAACAGAAACAACCCATTTCACCAAGCGGCCTTTGGGATCTTGGCCGTGTGTCGGCTGAAGGACTTTCTGCTGACGGCAAAACGTTAATTTATGGTGTTTCCAATTATAATTTGGAAAACAACAGCAGTGAAAAGAACTTATATACGGTTTCGCTGAGCAACGGAAGCGATACCCAATTTACCGATCAAAAAGGCGGTGAGACTGTCGTGCATATTGAACCCAACGGCGATGTCATTTACTTGCTGAAGGGTCAGCTCTGGAAAAAAAATCTAACGGAGGGTGAGCCAGCTCAATTAACCAGCGGCGAAACGGCACTGGACAATGTAAAATTCTCTCCCGATGGAAAATATATTCTCTTTAGCCAACCCGTACTCGTTAAAAAGTATCATAGCAAGGATAAGTACCCAGAGCTGCCAAAATCAGATGTTTATATCTATGACAACCTGGATTATCGGCATTGGGATACGTTCAACGACGGCAAGTTCAATCATCCATTTATAGCCAGTTACAGCGACGGAAAGCTCGGCGAGCCGATAGATCTTTTAAAAGACCAGCCTTTTTATAGCCCGCAGGCTCCCTTTGGTGGTGCAGAAGATTTTACTTGGTCCCCTGACAGCAAAGCGGTACTGTATGTCTGCAAGAAAAAATTTGGAACAGATTATGCCGTCAGTACCAACACCGATATTTATCGGTATGATATCGCTACCGGAGCAACTACTAATCTCACAGAAGGGATGAACGGTTACGATACCGCTCCAGCATATTCCCCGAACGGAAAAAACCTTGCATGGCTTAGCATGAAAACAGATGGATATGAATCGGATAAAAACGATATCATTCTGTTTGATAAGAATAGCTCCGTACGTTTAAACGTAACAGCGCACTGGGACGGCACGGTAAACGCCTTCCAGTGGAGCAGCGACAGCCGAAAAATTTACTTCACGGCGGCGATCAAGGGGACCGTGCAGCTATTTGAACTGGAAGTACCTTCCAACGTTAAATCCCGGAGTCTGCCGCAAATAGAGCAGATCTCCTCAGGCGATTTTGATATTACTGGTATTGTTGGCCAAACTAAAGACAAGCTTATTGTCACCTTGACAAAATTTACGCGTGCAACTGAAATCTACAGTTTTGACCTCAAAAGCAAAACTCTTTCGCCGATAACCAAGGTGAATGCTTCCAAATACGCAAAAATCGCTGATAACAAGATTGAAAGCCGCATAACAAAAGCCTCCGATGGCGCAGATCTGTTTTCGTGGGTTATCTATCCTCCTAACTTTGATCCTGCAAAAAAATACCCGACTATACTTTACTGTGAAGGCGGCCCACAATCGGCACTCACACAATTTTATTCCTTCCGCTGGAACCTGCAACTTATCGCTTCCCAAGGCTACATTGTGATTGCACCAAACCGCAGGGGTATGCCCGGCTGGGGGGTGAAATGGAACGAAGCTATCTCGCAAGATTGGGGCGGCCAGCCAATCCGGGATTATCTTGCAGCGATCGATGATATATCCAAAGAATCCTATGTCGATACCGCGCGGCGGGCAGCAATTGGGGCCAGTTATGGTGGATATTCAGTCTATCAGCTCGCCGGCGTACATCAAAACCGGTTTAAAACATTTATTGCACATAATGGGCTTTTTGACATGCGTAGCTGGTATGGCACGACCGAGGAGTTATTTTTCGCCAACCATGAACTTGGTGGTCCTTACTGGGAAATGAAAAACGAAAAATCCTACACTCAATTCAACCCCATTGAAAAGGCCAACAATTGGAATACCCCCATTTTAATCTTTCAGGGTGGAAAAGACTATCGCGTTCCTATAGGACAAGGGTTAGCCGCGTTTCAATTAGCCCAGCTCAAAAAGATCAAGAGCAGACTTGTCTACCTACCGGACGAAAACCATTGGGTGTTATCCGGACAAAATGCACAAGTTTGGCAAAGAGAGTTCTTTACCTGGCTGCAAGAAACTTTATAA
- a CDS encoding N-acetylmuramoyl-L-alanine amidase family protein, with translation MKSDLRIRKWCSAMCATLGFFLLNSFQLNNGQPQPPDYQIKTIVIDAGHGGKDTGAQGRRSLEKNIALDVALKLGRQIQKDIPGIKVIYTRTTDEFVELYKRIRLANANKADLFISIHCNSSGASAHGTETLVSGSHRLGQQDAAVRENASLLLEANYKENYQGFDPKDPESAIIFSLMKNRFREKSIRLAQMIEGEYVKAGRYSRGFWEKGLAVLAEAGMPAVLTEIGFISNREEESYLLSEEGQQEVVNNLVSAIKIYKNSVER, from the coding sequence ATGAAATCAGATTTAAGAATTAGAAAATGGTGTAGCGCCATGTGTGCTACTTTGGGATTTTTTTTATTGAATTCTTTCCAATTGAACAACGGCCAACCTCAGCCGCCTGACTATCAGATTAAAACTATTGTCATCGACGCGGGGCACGGCGGTAAAGATACCGGAGCACAGGGACGTCGTTCCCTGGAAAAAAATATCGCCCTGGACGTCGCTTTGAAACTGGGCCGCCAGATCCAAAAGGATATACCCGGCATCAAGGTTATTTATACACGTACTACTGACGAATTTGTCGAACTTTATAAGCGTATTCGCTTGGCGAATGCCAACAAAGCCGATTTGTTTATTTCTATTCACTGTAATTCCAGTGGCGCTAGTGCACATGGCACCGAAACTCTGGTGTCGGGATCTCATCGTTTAGGTCAGCAGGATGCGGCTGTACGTGAAAATGCCTCGCTGTTACTGGAAGCAAATTATAAGGAAAACTACCAGGGCTTTGATCCAAAGGATCCGGAAAGTGCAATTATCTTTTCCCTGATGAAAAATAGATTCCGCGAGAAAAGCATCCGCCTGGCGCAGATGATTGAAGGAGAATATGTAAAAGCCGGTAGATATAGCCGTGGATTCTGGGAAAAGGGTTTAGCCGTATTGGCAGAAGCAGGCATGCCAGCGGTATTGACTGAGATTGGATTTATCAGCAACCGGGAGGAGGAGAGCTATCTGCTGTCGGAGGAAGGGCAACAGGAAGTCGTTAATAATCTGGTTTCAGCAATTAAAATCTATAAAAATTCTGTCGAGCGTTAA
- a CDS encoding competence/damage-inducible protein A, protein MKAEIITIGDEILIGQIVDTNSSWIAQQLGKLDVDVVQMTSIPDTEAAIMATLNTASSRADLIIITGGLGPTQDDVTKKTAAKYFGTTLIRDQKVLQHVTGFFEARGLPMLEINRQQADVLANCEVLFNDYGTAPGMLVRHAQKQYVFMPGVPFEMKHLMVARVLPILEQQNSDTFIHHETILVGGIGESYLAEEIKDIEDELPPNIKLAYLPTLAFIRLRLSGKSKNKVDILQQVKLFKTKLLHRLKDYVIADQDTSIEQHLIKSLTRAGLSLTTAESCTGGSLAASLTAIPGSSEIFVGGTIPYSNRLKQLLLGIHEHTLSQFGAVSEQTALEMAQGAKIKFETDYAIATTGIAGPGGGSIEKPVGTVWIAVAGRKKSISRKFQFNNDRLINIERTRMNALLLLWKLLSEEEA, encoded by the coding sequence ATGAAAGCAGAGATCATTACCATCGGAGATGAAATTCTTATCGGTCAGATTGTTGACACCAATTCAAGCTGGATAGCGCAGCAGCTGGGTAAATTAGACGTGGATGTCGTGCAGATGACATCCATTCCTGATACGGAGGCCGCCATCATGGCGACCTTGAACACTGCATCCTCACGGGCAGACTTGATCATTATTACCGGCGGCCTCGGCCCGACGCAGGACGATGTCACCAAAAAGACGGCGGCCAAATATTTTGGCACAACCCTCATCCGCGATCAGAAGGTACTGCAGCACGTGACCGGATTTTTTGAGGCCCGCGGATTGCCCATGCTGGAGATCAATCGGCAACAGGCGGATGTCCTCGCCAACTGCGAAGTGCTGTTCAATGACTACGGCACTGCTCCGGGCATGCTCGTTCGCCATGCACAAAAACAATATGTATTTATGCCGGGTGTACCATTTGAAATGAAGCACCTGATGGTAGCGCGTGTGCTCCCAATTCTTGAGCAGCAAAACTCCGACACCTTTATTCATCACGAAACCATTCTCGTGGGTGGTATAGGAGAATCTTATCTCGCGGAGGAAATAAAAGACATCGAAGATGAACTGCCACCAAATATTAAATTAGCTTATCTACCCACATTGGCTTTTATACGTTTGAGACTTTCGGGAAAAAGTAAAAACAAGGTAGATATCTTACAGCAGGTAAAGCTTTTTAAAACCAAATTACTCCATCGGTTAAAAGACTATGTGATTGCCGATCAGGATACCAGCATTGAACAGCATTTGATAAAGTCCTTAACCCGTGCTGGATTAAGCTTGACGACGGCAGAAAGTTGTACCGGAGGAAGTCTAGCGGCGTCACTCACAGCAATCCCTGGGAGCAGCGAAATATTTGTTGGCGGCACCATTCCGTACTCCAATAGGCTCAAGCAGCTTCTCCTTGGTATACATGAACACACCCTAAGTCAATTTGGCGCAGTAAGTGAACAAACCGCACTTGAAATGGCCCAGGGTGCAAAAATAAAATTTGAGACGGATTACGCTATTGCCACAACAGGTATTGCAGGTCCCGGTGGCGGCTCCATTGAAAAACCCGTAGGAACCGTTTGGATTGCGGTTGCGGGAAGAAAAAAAAGCATTTCCAGGAAATTTCAATTTAACAACGATCGGCTTATTAATATCGAGCGGACACGCATGAACGCACTTCTCCTCCTATGGAAACTGCTTTCAGAAGAAGAGGCATAA
- the creD gene encoding cell envelope integrity protein CreD — MDNNNSFHNGQYSLFDKITNSTVLKLFVILFLSLILLIPLSLIEDLIEERKTREQEVSDGIALNWGQDQVVSGPILAIPYQQTIRESSEKNQNTIVQEHQQMKWIFILPRTCNIMAKVDPQHLSRGIYESVVYGSHIKLEGTFSKIDPKNLEIPEENIDWKGSKIILGLEDFKGLGKRPTLSWNNSQFTFDPDLHSFKLFHQNLVSNIPLAAGQNEQHFTIELDLKGSRSLNFLPLSEQTNIQAEGNWATPSFTGAFLPDKRNTQTSSFSASWEIPSFSRKIPQQWTGDMQPIYHFDENNRIGDGFNAQRTDQTAPAAKVAADERLTNSDMISIHFLPDVNNYQKTTRVTKYGILVIVLTFTSLLFTEVIKKKRVHIIQYILIGVAMVLFYTLLLALSEHLGFNPAYLIASMATVLLIGSFIRSITKDWKSALLLSAILAIFYLFIYILMQLRDYSLIAGTIGIFIILAILMRVSTKINWYQFDNNHADQ, encoded by the coding sequence ATGGATAACAATAATTCATTTCATAACGGTCAATATTCGTTATTCGACAAAATCACGAACTCAACAGTCTTAAAATTATTTGTGATTTTATTTCTTTCCCTGATATTGCTCATACCGTTATCTCTGATCGAAGATTTGATCGAAGAACGCAAAACAAGGGAACAGGAAGTATCTGACGGAATCGCGCTCAACTGGGGACAGGACCAGGTTGTCTCCGGGCCTATTCTTGCTATCCCATATCAGCAAACAATCCGCGAATCCTCAGAGAAAAACCAAAATACCATTGTACAGGAGCACCAACAAATGAAGTGGATATTCATCCTGCCACGAACCTGCAATATCATGGCCAAGGTCGATCCTCAGCACCTGTCGAGGGGCATTTATGAATCCGTGGTCTACGGCAGCCATATTAAACTCGAAGGTACCTTTAGCAAAATAGATCCAAAGAACCTCGAAATCCCAGAAGAAAATATCGACTGGAAGGGCAGTAAAATCATCTTAGGTCTTGAGGACTTTAAAGGTCTCGGAAAGCGTCCTACTTTATCTTGGAACAACAGTCAATTTACTTTTGATCCTGACTTGCATAGTTTCAAATTATTTCACCAAAATCTGGTTAGCAACATCCCCCTCGCCGCCGGTCAGAACGAGCAACATTTTACGATCGAACTCGACCTGAAGGGATCTCGATCTTTGAACTTTTTGCCCCTCAGCGAACAGACCAACATTCAGGCAGAGGGCAACTGGGCAACCCCGAGTTTTACCGGCGCATTTTTGCCGGACAAACGAAATACGCAGACATCCAGCTTTTCGGCGTCATGGGAAATCCCTTCCTTTAGCCGGAAGATTCCGCAACAATGGACAGGCGACATGCAGCCTATTTACCATTTCGACGAAAACAACAGAATTGGGGACGGGTTCAATGCGCAACGTACAGATCAGACGGCCCCTGCTGCAAAAGTCGCTGCCGACGAACGGCTAACCAACAGTGATATGATAAGCATCCATTTCCTACCCGATGTCAACAACTATCAAAAAACAACGCGGGTCACAAAATATGGCATTTTAGTCATCGTTCTGACGTTCACATCCTTGCTATTCACCGAAGTCATCAAGAAAAAACGTGTGCACATTATTCAATACATCTTAATTGGTGTGGCCATGGTTCTTTTTTATACATTATTATTGGCGCTATCCGAACATCTCGGGTTTAACCCAGCCTATCTTATAGCCTCAATGGCCACGGTATTGTTGATTGGCAGTTTTATTAGGTCGATTACAAAAGACTGGAAATCAGCTTTATTGCTCAGTGCTATTTTAGCTATTTTCTACCTGTTTATTTATATCCTCATGCAGCTCAGAGATTATTCACTCATTGCCGGTACCATTGGGATTTTCATTATCCTTGCCATCCTTATGCGCGTATCAACTAAAATCAACTGGTATCAATTTGACAATAATCATGCAGATCAATAG
- a CDS encoding winged helix-turn-helix domain-containing protein — MKLDLSLYDKIFENRVRLQIMSILAANEEYDFSSLKELLDVTDGNLASNLKTLEKEEYIIVEKSFVDRKPNTRYKRTAKGLKAFENHLIALENLIKQQYK, encoded by the coding sequence GTGAAATTGGACCTCTCTTTATATGACAAAATATTTGAAAACAGAGTACGCCTTCAGATTATGAGCATCCTCGCCGCAAATGAAGAATATGACTTCAGTTCACTAAAAGAGTTACTCGATGTGACTGACGGCAACCTGGCTTCTAACCTCAAAACACTGGAAAAAGAGGAATATATTATCGTAGAAAAGAGCTTTGTTGACCGTAAGCCCAATACAAGATATAAAAGAACAGCCAAAGGATTAAAAGCGTTTGAAAACCATCTTATCGCTCTGGAAAACTTAATAAAACAACAGTATAAATAA
- a CDS encoding MlaD family protein: MKISNETKVGILATVAIVLLFIGYSFLKGNDVFSSDNTFYTTYDAVDGLTPSKPVLVNGYQIGRVSKMILQPDGKIKTEFKIHSHYQIPKNTVARISSTDLLGSKAIVFDMGNSTEMAKDGDYLTSGVQANIMDKVEPIQKRIETITIKLDSTLSVVNTVLDKQFQDDFKNSIHSISTSLKNVEGITKDVEGLVGNEKGRLNRIMANLESISSNFSQNGDKINAIMANLNNITDKAARLDFEQTMNKVNAAMSDFQSITNKINSGQGSIGLLLNDEQLYNNLNNASKEMDNLMKDVKEKPGKYIRLSIFGKKGEQ; the protein is encoded by the coding sequence GTGAAAATATCAAACGAAACAAAAGTCGGCATATTAGCAACAGTTGCAATAGTTTTATTATTTATTGGTTATAGCTTTCTGAAGGGCAACGACGTATTCAGCAGCGATAATACATTTTACACGACCTATGATGCGGTCGATGGGCTGACTCCGTCAAAGCCGGTTCTGGTTAACGGTTATCAGATAGGGCGGGTTTCCAAAATGATTCTGCAGCCTGATGGCAAGATCAAAACTGAGTTTAAGATTCATTCGCACTATCAGATACCGAAAAATACCGTCGCGCGTATTTCGAGTACGGATCTTCTGGGTAGCAAAGCTATCGTTTTTGATATGGGAAACAGTACGGAGATGGCCAAGGACGGTGATTACCTTACTTCGGGTGTACAGGCAAATATTATGGACAAAGTAGAGCCTATCCAGAAGCGCATTGAAACCATTACGATCAAGCTCGACTCTACCTTATCTGTAGTCAATACGGTTTTGGATAAGCAATTCCAGGACGATTTTAAAAATAGTATTCATAGCATTTCGACCTCGTTAAAGAATGTTGAGGGGATTACGAAAGATGTAGAAGGCTTGGTGGGAAATGAGAAGGGACGATTGAACCGCATCATGGCCAATCTGGAGTCCATAAGTTCCAATTTTTCACAAAACGGAGACAAGATCAACGCGATCATGGCCAATCTGAATAATATAACCGACAAAGCTGCGCGACTGGACTTTGAGCAGACCATGAATAAAGTGAATGCAGCGATGTCTGATTTTCAGAGTATCACCAACAAAATCAATAGCGGACAGGGCTCAATCGGCCTGCTTCTGAATGATGAACAATTGTACAATAACCTGAACAATGCGTCCAAGGAAATGGATAATTTGATGAAGGATGTGAAAGAGAAACCGGGTAAATATATTCGACTTTCTATTTTTGGTAAAAAGGGTGAACAATAG